Proteins from a single region of Starkeya sp. ORNL1:
- a CDS encoding anti-sigma factor yields MSEPGGPIGEDDLQAYVDGRVAPSRLAFVEDFVHGNPALENRLAAYRSHRDQLAARLRHRAEAPIPARLRIAAIAAHRNRRHRALLGRVAAACLIFTAGAGTGWLANAMSGPAQQAAMSAPDQVAQLAVAAHRLFVSDAAHPVEVGAERGDHLANWISTRLNHVLPVPDLSANGFRLIGGRILPGGEDAAAQIMYEDAQHQRLTIYIKTGETGTSRPEFISHAGVSTFVWRDDGCGYAIAGKFDRARLGQVSDAAFEQMEAAEDSKS; encoded by the coding sequence GTGAGTGAGCCCGGCGGCCCGATCGGGGAAGACGACCTGCAGGCCTATGTCGACGGGCGGGTGGCGCCATCGCGCCTCGCCTTCGTCGAAGATTTCGTCCACGGCAATCCCGCGCTGGAGAACCGGCTTGCCGCCTATCGCAGCCATCGCGACCAGCTGGCCGCGCGCCTGCGCCACCGCGCCGAGGCGCCGATCCCGGCGCGGCTGCGCATCGCCGCCATCGCCGCCCATCGCAATCGGCGCCACCGGGCGCTGCTCGGCCGGGTCGCCGCCGCGTGCCTGATCTTCACCGCGGGGGCCGGCACCGGCTGGCTGGCCAACGCCATGAGCGGGCCTGCGCAGCAGGCGGCCATGTCCGCGCCGGACCAGGTCGCCCAGCTCGCCGTCGCCGCGCACCGCCTGTTCGTTTCCGACGCTGCACACCCTGTCGAGGTCGGCGCCGAGCGCGGCGACCATCTCGCCAACTGGATCTCGACGCGGCTGAACCATGTGCTGCCCGTGCCCGACCTCAGCGCCAATGGCTTCCGGCTGATCGGCGGGCGGATCCTGCCGGGGGGCGAGGATGCGGCGGCGCAGATCATGTACGAGGATGCGCAGCACCAGCGCCTGACCATCTACATCAAGACGGGCGAGACCGGCACGAGCCGCCCGGAATTCATCAGCCATGCCGGCGTCTCCACCTTCGTCTGGCGCGACGATGGCTGTGGCTATGCGATTGCCGGCAAGTTCGACCGCGCGCGGCTCGGACAGGTCTCGGACGCCGCCTTCGAGCAGATGGAGGCAGCGGAGGATTCGAAATCCTGA
- a CDS encoding sigma-70 family RNA polymerase sigma factor, with translation MEEIATLVEPHIPALRRFAWALLRDEEGADDLVQDCLERAIGRWHLRRRDGNVRAWLFTILHNLFISGLRARRRRGEHVTFEDDDIPATGESDPEGRLMLRDVLAGVDALPAEQRSVLLLVGVEELEYQEVARILDVPIGTVMSRLSRGRERLRQFLGTGQAGLRRVK, from the coding sequence ATGGAAGAGATCGCCACCCTTGTCGAACCGCACATACCGGCGCTGCGCCGCTTCGCCTGGGCGCTGCTGCGCGACGAGGAAGGCGCCGACGATCTGGTGCAGGACTGCCTGGAGCGCGCCATCGGCCGCTGGCACTTGCGGCGGCGCGACGGCAATGTCCGCGCCTGGCTGTTCACCATCCTGCACAACCTCTTCATCAGCGGCCTGAGGGCACGGCGGCGGCGCGGCGAGCACGTCACCTTCGAGGATGACGACATCCCCGCCACCGGCGAGAGCGATCCGGAGGGACGGCTGATGCTGCGCGACGTGCTGGCCGGGGTCGACGCCTTGCCGGCCGAGCAGCGCAGCGTGCTGCTGCTCGTGGGCGTCGAGGAGCTCGAATATCAGGAAGTGGCGCGGATACTGGATGTGCCGATCGGCACCGTCATGTCGCGCCTCAGCCGCGGCCGCGAGCGGCTGCGGCAATTTCTCGGCACCGGCCAGGCCGGTTTGAGGAGGGTGAAGTGA
- a CDS encoding type III polyketide synthase: protein MRLISDSDPSAPNTYADTRGVPARDERVPRASLLSLATAVPEHVLVQSEVATQMHRFFADIFANSETMGGIFASTGIRQRYAARPLDWYLEPRGWPERTAVYMETGCALFVEVARRALDGAGCTAADVDTIVFISTSGIATPSIDAVVHERMGFRPDVERVPVFGLGCAGGVTGLAVAARLAQARPGSTVLMVTVELSTLAFRLDRPDKANLISTALFGDGAAACVLRTGEEGIALVEGAGEHLWPDTLGIMGWSIDPVGFGVVLVPDVPSFAATNLKPAVTNILGRIGLTLEDIGRFVCHPGGTKVVAAIERSFGLDQGSLDHERGVLAEFGNMSAPTVLFIFERVIADGLPERATLVSMGPGFTASCVSLARAA from the coding sequence ATGCGCCTGATATCCGACAGCGATCCCTCTGCCCCGAACACTTACGCTGACACGCGCGGCGTGCCGGCCCGCGACGAGCGCGTGCCGCGTGCCAGCCTGCTCTCGCTCGCCACCGCGGTGCCCGAGCACGTACTGGTGCAATCCGAAGTCGCCACGCAGATGCATCGGTTCTTCGCCGACATATTTGCCAATTCCGAGACCATGGGCGGCATCTTCGCCTCGACCGGCATCCGCCAGCGCTACGCGGCGCGCCCGCTCGACTGGTATCTGGAGCCGCGCGGCTGGCCGGAGCGCACCGCCGTCTATATGGAGACCGGCTGCGCCTTGTTTGTCGAGGTGGCGAGGCGCGCCCTCGATGGTGCCGGCTGCACCGCCGCGGACGTCGATACAATTGTCTTCATCTCCACAAGCGGCATCGCCACCCCCAGCATCGATGCGGTGGTGCATGAGCGCATGGGGTTCCGTCCCGATGTCGAGCGCGTGCCGGTGTTCGGCCTCGGCTGCGCCGGCGGCGTCACCGGGCTCGCGGTGGCGGCGCGCCTCGCCCAGGCGCGGCCCGGATCGACGGTGCTGATGGTGACGGTCGAGCTCAGCACGCTGGCCTTCCGCCTCGACCGGCCGGACAAGGCGAACCTGATCTCGACCGCGCTGTTCGGCGACGGCGCCGCGGCGTGCGTGCTGCGCACCGGGGAAGAGGGCATCGCACTGGTCGAGGGCGCCGGCGAGCATCTCTGGCCCGACACGCTCGGCATCATGGGCTGGAGCATCGATCCGGTCGGCTTCGGCGTGGTGCTGGTGCCGGACGTGCCGTCGTTCGCCGCCACCAACCTCAAGCCCGCCGTCACCAATATACTCGGCCGGATCGGGCTGACGCTGGAGGATATAGGCCGCTTCGTCTGCCATCCCGGCGGCACCAAGGTGGTGGCGGCGATCGAGCGCTCCTTCGGTCTCGACCAGGGCTCGCTCGATCACGAGCGCGGCGTGCTGGCGGAGTTCGGCAACATGTCGGCGCCAACCGTGCTATTCATCTTCGAGCGCGTGATCGCGGATGGATTGCCGGAGCGGGCGACTTTGGTCTCGATGGGACCTGGCTTCACCGCTTCCTGCGTTTCGCTCGCCCGCGCGGCCTGA
- a CDS encoding isoprenylcysteine carboxylmethyltransferase family protein, with the protein MEAILILGFVTLQRLGELVLSNRNTARLKASGAREVGREHYAYMVALHALWLAGLWWLAPGRPVSLLLLVVYALLQVLRVWVIGSLGRRWTTRIIVLPDAPLVQRGPYRFFSHPNYVVVAGEIAVLPLMFGLIWFAVLFSALNAVILYVRIRTENAALGIGGGREVQA; encoded by the coding sequence ATGGAAGCCATCCTCATCCTCGGCTTCGTCACGCTGCAACGGCTTGGCGAACTGGTACTCTCGAACCGCAACACGGCGCGGCTCAAGGCGAGCGGGGCGCGCGAGGTGGGGCGCGAGCATTATGCCTATATGGTCGCGCTGCACGCGCTGTGGCTGGCCGGGCTGTGGTGGCTCGCTCCCGGACGGCCGGTCAGCCTTTTGCTGCTGGTCGTCTACGCCCTGCTGCAGGTGCTGCGGGTCTGGGTGATCGGCTCGCTGGGCCGGCGCTGGACCACGCGCATCATCGTGCTGCCCGACGCCCCGCTGGTGCAGCGCGGCCCCTACCGGTTCTTCTCGCATCCGAACTATGTGGTGGTTGCCGGTGAGATCGCGGTGCTGCCGCTGATGTTCGGCCTCATCTGGTTCGCCGTGCTGTTCTCGGCGCTGAACGCGGTCATCCTCTATGTCCGCATCCGCACGGAGAATGCCGCGCTCGGCATCGGTGGCGGGCGGGAGGTGCAGGCGTGA
- a CDS encoding DHA2 family efflux MFS transporter permease subunit produces MKADAAPPPETVQAQTWLGFAAMCLGMFMAVLDIQVVATSLPAIRDALGIPAELMSWIQTAYLIAEVIAIPLTGLLTRALGMRRLFAFAVGAFTLASIGCAASTGFASLVTARVVQGFSGGMLIPLVFSAVFLLFPFRLQGFATTLAGMLAVLAPTVGPVVGGWITETTSWHWLFLVNVVPGILACAIGLMMLAREDTDRALLRTLDAFGLALLAICLASLEIGLKEAPQRGWLSPAVLALLGASLFAGGFFVRRMLGGATPIVELRTFRDRGFAIGCALSFILGMGLYGSVYLMPVFLAFVREHGPLAIGVVMLVTGVTQLVTSPLAVALERRTEARLLTIAGFLLFGIGLALSAFSTRETDYDGMFWPQIVRGAAIMLCLLPPTRLALGRLAPEQVPDASGLFNLMRNLGGAIGIALIDTVMFGRAPVLGEALRQRLVAGDASAADLIGLPPGTLTGPITLPIDPDIEAFVRPLVEKVALTQAINEAWAMLALAMFVGCALALLAPASTVPAAALSPSSRDGTRSAGHPAG; encoded by the coding sequence GTGAAGGCGGACGCCGCGCCGCCTCCCGAGACGGTGCAGGCACAGACTTGGCTTGGCTTCGCCGCCATGTGCCTCGGCATGTTCATGGCGGTGCTGGACATCCAGGTGGTGGCGACCTCGCTGCCGGCGATCCGCGACGCGCTCGGCATCCCCGCCGAGCTGATGAGCTGGATCCAGACCGCCTATCTCATCGCCGAGGTGATCGCGATCCCGCTGACCGGCCTTTTGACCCGCGCGCTTGGCATGCGACGGCTGTTCGCGTTTGCGGTCGGCGCCTTCACACTCGCCTCCATCGGTTGCGCCGCCAGTACCGGCTTTGCCTCGCTGGTGACGGCGCGGGTGGTGCAGGGGTTCTCCGGCGGCATGCTGATCCCGCTGGTGTTCTCCGCGGTGTTCCTGCTGTTCCCGTTCCGCCTGCAGGGCTTCGCCACCACTCTCGCCGGCATGCTCGCGGTGCTGGCGCCGACCGTCGGCCCGGTGGTCGGCGGCTGGATCACCGAGACCACCTCCTGGCATTGGCTGTTCCTGGTCAATGTCGTGCCCGGCATCCTCGCCTGCGCCATCGGCCTCATGATGCTGGCACGGGAGGATACCGACCGCGCGCTGCTGCGGACGCTGGATGCGTTCGGCCTCGCTCTGCTCGCCATCTGCCTCGCCAGCCTCGAGATCGGGTTGAAGGAGGCACCGCAGCGCGGCTGGTTGTCGCCCGCGGTGCTCGCCCTGCTCGGCGCCAGCCTGTTCGCCGGAGGCTTCTTCGTGCGGCGCATGCTCGGCGGCGCGACGCCGATCGTCGAATTGCGCACGTTCCGCGACCGAGGCTTCGCCATTGGCTGCGCGCTCAGCTTCATCCTCGGCATGGGGCTCTATGGCTCGGTCTATCTGATGCCGGTGTTCCTCGCCTTCGTGCGCGAACATGGGCCGCTCGCCATCGGTGTGGTGATGCTGGTCACCGGCGTCACCCAGCTCGTCACCTCGCCGCTGGCGGTGGCGCTGGAGCGCCGGACCGAGGCGCGGCTACTCACCATCGCCGGCTTCCTGCTGTTCGGCATCGGCCTCGCATTAAGCGCGTTCTCGACCCGCGAGACCGATTATGACGGCATGTTCTGGCCGCAGATCGTACGCGGCGCCGCGATCATGCTGTGCCTGCTGCCGCCGACCCGCCTGGCGCTCGGCCGGCTGGCGCCCGAACAGGTGCCCGATGCCAGCGGCCTGTTCAATCTGATGCGCAATCTCGGCGGCGCCATCGGCATCGCGTTGATCGACACCGTCATGTTCGGGCGGGCGCCGGTGCTTGGCGAAGCCTTGAGGCAGCGCCTGGTGGCCGGCGACGCCTCCGCGGCCGACCTCATCGGCCTGCCGCCGGGCACGCTGACCGGGCCGATCACGCTGCCGATCGACCCCGACATCGAGGCCTTTGTGCGTCCGCTGGTGGAGAAGGTGGCGCTGACCCAGGCCATCAACGAGGCCTGGGCCATGCTCGCGCTCGCCATGTTCGTCGGCTGCGCGCTGGCGCTGCTGGCGCCGGCGAGCACCGTTCCAGCGGCGGCGCTCAGTCCGAGCTCGCGAGACGGGACACGATCAGCCGGTCATCCTGCCGGCTGA
- a CDS encoding SDR family oxidoreductase: MTTLSKGTALVTGASSGIGAVYADRLARRGYDLILVARRRDRLDALARRISDETGRSVETIGADLGNAADLERVAATLATDASITLLVNNAGFAATTPLLASDAGKMDEMITLNVGALTRLTYAAAPGFVARGGGTIINIASIVAIAPELLNGVYGGTKAYVLAFTQSLQHELADKGVRVQAVLPGATATDLWSNAGMPIENLPKEWVMSAEDMVDASLAGLDAGEIVTIPALPDIAEWDTFEAARRAFAPRLSAIKPATRYGATQRPAA; this comes from the coding sequence ATGACCACCCTCTCCAAAGGTACCGCCCTCGTCACCGGCGCTTCCAGCGGCATCGGCGCCGTCTATGCCGACCGGCTGGCGCGCCGCGGCTATGATCTCATCCTGGTAGCCCGCCGCCGCGACCGGCTCGACGCCCTCGCCCGCCGCATCTCGGACGAGACCGGCCGCTCGGTCGAGACGATCGGCGCCGATCTCGGCAATGCCGCCGATCTCGAGCGCGTCGCAGCCACGCTCGCCACCGATGCCAGCATCACCTTGCTGGTCAACAATGCGGGCTTCGCCGCCACCACGCCGCTGCTCGCGTCCGATGCCGGCAAGATGGACGAGATGATCACGCTGAATGTCGGCGCACTCACCCGGCTGACTTATGCCGCGGCGCCCGGCTTCGTTGCCCGCGGCGGCGGCACCATCATCAACATCGCCTCCATCGTCGCCATCGCGCCGGAACTGCTCAATGGCGTCTATGGCGGAACCAAGGCCTATGTGCTCGCCTTCACCCAGTCCCTCCAGCATGAGCTGGCGGACAAGGGCGTGCGTGTCCAGGCCGTGCTGCCGGGAGCTACCGCGACCGATTTGTGGAGCAACGCCGGCATGCCGATCGAGAATCTGCCGAAAGAATGGGTGATGAGCGCGGAGGATATGGTCGATGCCTCCCTCGCCGGGCTCGATGCCGGCGAGATCGTGACCATCCCGGCACTGCCGGACATCGCCGAATGGGACACCTTTGAAGCCGCGCGACGCGCCTTTGCGCCCAGGCTTTCCGCCATCAAGCCGGCCACTCGCTATGGCGCTACGCAGCGTCCGGCAGCCTGA
- a CDS encoding GlxA family transcriptional regulator: MQRIGFIAFPDFQVMTFAAVSVFEIANVTGNAPLYDLHFLSEHGGSVRTSLGLTMDTEPFGDAPFDTLIAGGGLEPVESTPGLIEYVRAAPTIARRVAAICTGAFVLAEAGLLDGRRATTHWGFARQLQAQFPKVRVEEDRIFIIDGPIWTSAGMTAGIDLALAMVEKDHGAALARSVARKLVVYHRRAGGQSQFSALLELEPKSDRIQVALDYAKRNLHTALSVEQLAEAAHLSPRQFSRAFRSETGQSPAKAVEHLRVEAARLMMESSRHPIDVVASETGFADRERMRRAFLRAFGQPPQAIRRNAQIEGVPLLTT; the protein is encoded by the coding sequence ATGCAACGCATCGGCTTCATCGCGTTCCCCGACTTCCAGGTGATGACCTTCGCTGCGGTTTCGGTGTTCGAGATCGCCAACGTCACCGGCAACGCCCCACTTTATGATCTGCATTTCCTGTCGGAGCATGGTGGGTCGGTGCGCACCTCCCTCGGGCTGACGATGGACACCGAACCCTTCGGCGATGCGCCGTTCGACACGCTGATCGCGGGCGGCGGGCTCGAGCCGGTGGAATCGACACCGGGCCTGATCGAATATGTACGCGCGGCGCCCACGATCGCGCGGCGCGTCGCCGCGATCTGCACCGGCGCTTTCGTCCTCGCGGAAGCCGGGCTGCTGGACGGCCGGCGCGCGACCACGCACTGGGGCTTCGCGCGCCAGCTTCAGGCGCAGTTTCCCAAGGTCAGGGTCGAGGAGGACCGCATCTTCATCATTGACGGGCCGATATGGACCTCGGCCGGCATGACGGCCGGCATCGATCTCGCACTGGCGATGGTGGAGAAGGACCATGGCGCCGCGCTTGCCCGAAGCGTCGCTCGCAAGCTCGTGGTCTATCATCGCCGGGCCGGCGGCCAGTCGCAATTCTCCGCGCTGCTGGAGCTGGAACCGAAGTCGGACCGCATCCAGGTGGCGCTGGACTATGCGAAGCGGAACCTGCACACCGCGCTTTCGGTCGAGCAGCTTGCCGAGGCGGCGCATCTCAGCCCGCGCCAGTTCAGCCGCGCCTTCCGTTCGGAGACCGGGCAGTCACCGGCGAAAGCGGTGGAGCATTTGCGGGTCGAAGCGGCGCGGCTGATGATGGAGAGCAGCCGACATCCGATCGATGTGGTGGCCAGCGAGACCGGTTTTGCCGATCGCGAGCGCATGCGCCGCGCGTTTCTCCGCGCCTTCGGTCAGCCGCCGCAGGCGATCCGCCGCAACGCGCAAATCGAAGGCGTGCCGCTTCTCACCACCTGA
- a CDS encoding NrsF family protein has protein sequence MKTDDLINALSQDAPVRWRFGRTLMLAVAGGALVAALLFFALMGPRPDFMDAAGTVRFLFKFVLTVILATTATGLILRLAQPGAPTGGWRWALILAPALLAIAVVAELMVMPAETWGTRLVGTHVRFCLTLIPMLAIGPLALLLLALRQGAPTRPGVAGAVAGLAASGIAATFYAANCTDDSPLFVATWYPIAIGFVTLVGYLVGNRVLRW, from the coding sequence GTGAAGACCGACGACCTCATCAATGCCCTCTCCCAGGACGCCCCGGTGCGCTGGCGCTTTGGTCGGACGCTGATGCTCGCCGTCGCCGGCGGCGCGCTGGTGGCGGCGTTGCTGTTCTTTGCCCTGATGGGACCGCGGCCGGATTTCATGGATGCGGCCGGGACGGTGCGCTTCCTCTTCAAGTTCGTTCTCACCGTGATCCTGGCCACGACCGCGACCGGCCTGATCCTGCGGCTGGCACAGCCCGGGGCGCCGACCGGCGGCTGGCGCTGGGCACTGATCCTGGCACCGGCGCTGCTCGCCATCGCCGTCGTCGCCGAACTCATGGTCATGCCGGCGGAGACCTGGGGTACGCGCCTCGTCGGCACCCATGTGCGCTTCTGCCTCACGCTGATCCCGATGCTGGCGATCGGCCCGCTCGCGCTGCTGCTGCTGGCGCTGCGGCAGGGTGCGCCGACCCGTCCGGGCGTTGCCGGCGCGGTGGCCGGGCTGGCGGCGAGCGGCATCGCCGCGACCTTCTATGCCGCCAATTGCACCGACGACAGCCCGCTGTTCGTCGCCACCTGGTATCCGATCGCGATCGGCTTCGTCACGCTGGTCGGCTATCTCGTGGGGAATCGCGTGCTCAGGTGGTGA
- a CDS encoding sigma-70 family RNA polymerase sigma factor — MKASMREDEWASWMRAAIAGDADAYRHFLQALTPHLRAMARRRCEQMGMPRSDAEDLVQEALLTIHVKRGSWDAARPIGPWISAIVRNKLIDSLRRRGRTIHVPIDDVMETLEAEDHGDGLDHIDVERLVMQLREPQQSIVRAVSLAGASIRDTALKLGMSEGAVRVALHRALKTLAALYRSEVP, encoded by the coding sequence GTGAAAGCTTCGATGCGCGAAGACGAATGGGCCTCGTGGATGCGTGCGGCGATCGCGGGCGACGCCGACGCCTATCGGCATTTCCTGCAGGCGCTGACCCCGCATCTGCGCGCCATGGCGCGGCGGCGCTGCGAGCAGATGGGCATGCCGCGCAGCGATGCGGAGGATCTGGTGCAGGAGGCGCTGCTGACCATCCATGTGAAGCGCGGCAGCTGGGATGCCGCGCGCCCGATCGGGCCATGGATCTCGGCCATCGTGCGCAACAAGCTGATCGACAGCCTGCGCCGCCGCGGACGCACCATCCACGTGCCGATCGACGACGTGATGGAGACGCTGGAGGCCGAGGATCACGGCGACGGCCTCGATCATATCGACGTCGAGCGCCTGGTGATGCAATTGAGGGAGCCGCAGCAGAGCATCGTGCGCGCCGTCTCGCTCGCCGGTGCCAGCATCCGCGACACCGCCCTGAAGCTGGGCATGAGCGAGGGCGCGGTGCGCGTCGCACTGCACCGCGCGCTCAAGACCCTGGCCGCGCTGTACCGGAGTGAAGTGCCGTGA
- a CDS encoding DUF2282 domain-containing protein, with amino-acid sequence MNNRMLTIALAGSLASAIAAVAVPASAQDAGKEKCYGVAMKGQNDCAAGNHDCAGHSKADYDKGSFKLVPTGTCMTIKTPHGMGSLKPGKA; translated from the coding sequence ATGAACAATCGCATGCTCACCATCGCGCTTGCGGGCTCGCTGGCCTCCGCCATTGCCGCAGTGGCGGTTCCGGCTTCGGCGCAGGATGCCGGCAAGGAGAAATGCTACGGCGTCGCCATGAAGGGACAGAATGACTGCGCCGCCGGCAACCATGATTGCGCCGGCCATTCGAAGGCCGATTACGACAAGGGGTCCTTCAAGCTGGTACCGACCGGCACCTGCATGACCATCAAGACGCCGCACGGCATGGGCTCGCTGAAGCCCGGCAAGGCCTGA
- a CDS encoding DUF2282 domain-containing protein: MNTFTTAALAASVAAALTVAAAPASAQEPAKEKCYGIAMKGQNDCAAGPGTTCAGTSRVDYQKNAWKLVPAGTCVSIKTPNGIGSLTQGPAPT, encoded by the coding sequence ATGAACACATTCACCACTGCCGCGCTGGCCGCTTCCGTGGCCGCCGCGCTCACCGTCGCCGCCGCTCCGGCCTCTGCCCAGGAGCCGGCTAAGGAGAAATGCTACGGCATTGCGATGAAGGGGCAGAATGACTGCGCCGCCGGCCCCGGCACCACCTGCGCCGGCACCTCCAGGGTCGACTACCAGAAGAACGCCTGGAAGCTGGTCCCGGCCGGCACCTGCGTCTCCATCAAGACCCCGAACGGCATCGGCTCGCTCACGCAGGGGCCGGCGCCGACCTGA
- a CDS encoding DUF692 domain-containing protein has translation MTPSQLPPRAGVGFKPEHFAAINGAPQPIGFFEVHAENYMGAGGPPHAQLGRLREDYALSVHGVGLSIGSMQPLDRDHLARLKAVCDRYQPESFSEHLAWSSHDTVFLNDLLPLPYTEETLARVAEHVDEVQHFLGRQMLLENPATYVLFEQSTIAETVFLAEVAKRTGCGLLLDVNNVFVAATNHRLDPRAYLADFPLHLVREIHLSGHSETVDDAGAPLLIDSHDTPVTDPVWALYDAVLARTGSIASLVEWDNDVPEWPVLRAEVLAAQAALDRAARLGKAA, from the coding sequence ATGACCCCCTCACAGCTTCCTCCCCGCGCCGGCGTCGGTTTCAAGCCGGAGCATTTCGCCGCCATCAACGGCGCGCCACAGCCCATCGGATTCTTCGAGGTCCATGCCGAGAATTACATGGGCGCCGGCGGACCGCCGCATGCCCAGCTTGGCCGGCTGCGCGAAGACTATGCGCTCTCGGTCCATGGTGTCGGCCTTTCCATCGGCTCGATGCAGCCGCTCGACCGCGATCATCTCGCCCGCCTGAAGGCGGTGTGCGATCGCTACCAGCCGGAAAGCTTCTCCGAGCATCTCGCCTGGTCGAGCCACGACACCGTCTTCCTCAATGACCTGCTGCCGCTGCCCTATACCGAGGAGACGCTGGCGCGGGTGGCCGAGCATGTCGACGAGGTGCAGCATTTCCTCGGCCGGCAGATGCTGCTGGAGAACCCGGCGACCTATGTGCTGTTCGAGCAGAGCACGATTGCCGAGACCGTCTTTCTCGCCGAGGTGGCGAAGCGCACCGGCTGCGGCCTGCTGCTCGACGTCAATAATGTCTTCGTCGCCGCCACCAATCACCGGCTCGATCCGCGCGCCTATCTCGCGGACTTCCCGCTGCATCTGGTGCGGGAGATCCATCTCAGCGGCCATTCCGAGACGGTGGATGATGCCGGCGCGCCGCTGCTGATCGATTCCCACGATACGCCAGTGACCGATCCGGTCTGGGCGCTCTATGACGCGGTGCTGGCGCGGACCGGCTCGATCGCCAGCCTGGTCGAATGGGACAATGACGTGCCGGAATGGCCGGTGCTGCGCGCCGAGGTGCTGGCGGCGCAGGCGGCCCTCGACCGCGCGGCGCGGCTCGGCAAGGCGGCGTGA
- a CDS encoding DNA-binding domain-containing protein, protein MSFATQSRFAGALHEADGVPEGITSWNGPRPERRFEVYRNNVAYGLGRALAARFPVAEKLVGEEFFAGMARAFIAAHPPRTPLLLFYGDEFADFVAGFAPAAELPYLPDVIRLEAARGHAYHAADVAPLAPSALAGVSQERLFDLVFEPHPSLSVLRSVHPVVTIWAMNAGEMPLAPLDAWTGEDALIIRPALHVLVRRLPPGGAAFLRALAGGAALGAAAEVAFADDPQFDLTANLTGAFEAGVFAAFR, encoded by the coding sequence ATGTCGTTCGCCACGCAAAGCCGCTTCGCCGGTGCCCTGCACGAGGCCGACGGCGTTCCCGAGGGTATTACCTCATGGAACGGCCCGCGGCCGGAACGGCGTTTCGAGGTCTATCGCAACAATGTCGCCTACGGGCTCGGCCGCGCGCTTGCGGCGCGCTTCCCGGTGGCAGAAAAATTGGTCGGCGAGGAGTTCTTTGCCGGCATGGCGCGCGCCTTCATCGCCGCGCATCCGCCGCGCACGCCGCTGCTGCTGTTCTATGGCGATGAATTCGCCGATTTCGTCGCCGGCTTCGCGCCGGCGGCGGAGCTGCCTTATCTGCCGGACGTGATCCGGCTGGAGGCGGCGCGCGGGCACGCCTATCACGCCGCCGACGTGGCGCCGCTCGCGCCCTCCGCGCTTGCTGGCGTGTCGCAAGAGCGCCTGTTCGACCTCGTCTTCGAACCACACCCCTCTTTGAGCGTGCTGCGCTCGGTCCATCCGGTGGTCACCATCTGGGCGATGAATGCCGGGGAGATGCCGCTGGCGCCGCTCGACGCCTGGACCGGCGAGGACGCGCTCATCATCCGTCCGGCGCTTCACGTGCTGGTGCGGCGACTGCCGCCGGGCGGCGCGGCGTTCCTTCGGGCGCTCGCTGGTGGCGCCGCGCTGGGGGCCGCCGCCGAGGTGGCGTTTGCCGACGATCCGCAGTTCGACCTGACGGCAAACCTGACCGGCGCCTTCGAGGCCGGCGTCTTCGCCGCCTTCCGCTAG
- a CDS encoding DoxX family protein: protein MTITPGIAETRRQPAVIGLLSRIPYDLTALVARLSMAAVFWQSGQTKVEGWHVSENAIYLFQNEYRLPLIDPVIAAHLAAFAEHFFPVLLVLGLATRFGALALLGMTLVIEIFVYPDAWPIHGTWATCFLILIAQGPGRVALDHLIARRFNR from the coding sequence ATGACGATCACGCCCGGCATTGCGGAGACGCGGCGGCAGCCGGCGGTCATCGGCCTCCTCAGCCGCATCCCCTACGACCTGACGGCCCTGGTCGCGCGCCTGTCGATGGCGGCAGTGTTCTGGCAGTCCGGCCAGACCAAGGTCGAGGGCTGGCATGTCTCGGAGAACGCCATCTATCTGTTCCAGAACGAGTATCGCCTGCCGCTAATCGATCCGGTGATCGCCGCGCATCTCGCCGCCTTTGCCGAGCATTTCTTCCCGGTGCTGCTGGTGCTCGGGCTTGCCACCCGCTTCGGCGCGTTGGCGCTGCTCGGCATGACGCTGGTGATCGAGATCTTCGTCTATCCCGATGCGTGGCCGATCCACGGCACCTGGGCGACATGCTTCCTGATACTGATCGCGCAGGGTCCGGGGCGCGTCGCGCTCGACCACCTCATTGCGCGCCGCTTCAACAGGTGA